Proteins from a genomic interval of Micromonospora sp. NBC_00389:
- a CDS encoding low temperature requirement protein A, with protein sequence MGGFRRRGQLGPAVPIAPGARVDKFEVFFDLVFVFSFFIITRATAANISGRQLLHAGLVLAVLWWIWVVHSLVATRVRLGEGYVPVLMVIAMVALFAFALGLPQAFSDPKGSASGPMLVAISYVVVRAVHMILYQHVVRDSPQERRQLRRFAPELAVSIVLLLAAALIPPQITDPDRAAMVRDGLWIAVVVVQYATGFIVGTWGWGVTSAEHWTERYDLILIIALGESVISTGVGGNLLGKPVTWPAVAAAALGIVVTAALWWAHFDFIGPAARIALHAAEGGPRVAMARDAYAYLYLPMIAGVILFSIGNEQVLHKITDSAGGIAEKVEGPAVPMLFGGLICYFATNILFQLRTLHTVSWTRVGVIVVFTVALPIGQHLPALGALTLATVICVGLVAVEVMVMASSRHALRAVVFQERTTHEANEAAWRARWHDLREPDDPTTP encoded by the coding sequence GTGGGTGGCTTCCGGCGGCGTGGGCAACTGGGGCCGGCCGTCCCGATCGCCCCCGGCGCACGGGTGGACAAGTTCGAGGTCTTCTTCGACCTGGTCTTCGTCTTCTCGTTCTTCATCATCACCCGCGCGACCGCCGCGAACATCTCCGGCCGGCAACTGCTGCACGCCGGCCTGGTCCTCGCCGTGCTCTGGTGGATCTGGGTGGTGCACAGCCTGGTCGCCACCCGGGTCCGGCTCGGCGAGGGCTACGTCCCGGTGCTCATGGTGATCGCGATGGTCGCCCTGTTCGCGTTCGCGCTGGGGCTGCCGCAGGCGTTCAGCGACCCGAAGGGAAGCGCCTCCGGCCCGATGCTGGTGGCCATCAGCTACGTCGTGGTCCGGGCCGTTCACATGATCCTGTATCAGCATGTGGTGCGGGACAGCCCGCAGGAGCGGCGGCAACTGCGGCGGTTCGCCCCGGAGCTTGCGGTGAGCATCGTGCTGCTGCTGGCCGCCGCGCTCATCCCGCCGCAGATCACCGACCCCGACCGGGCCGCCATGGTTCGCGACGGGCTGTGGATCGCTGTGGTGGTGGTGCAGTACGCCACCGGCTTCATCGTCGGCACCTGGGGCTGGGGGGTGACCAGCGCCGAGCACTGGACAGAGCGCTACGACCTCATCCTGATCATCGCTCTGGGCGAATCGGTGATCTCCACAGGGGTGGGCGGCAACCTGCTCGGCAAGCCGGTCACCTGGCCGGCGGTGGCGGCCGCCGCGCTCGGCATCGTGGTCACCGCTGCCCTCTGGTGGGCGCACTTCGACTTCATCGGGCCAGCCGCCCGGATCGCCCTGCACGCGGCGGAGGGTGGCCCCCGGGTGGCGATGGCCCGCGACGCGTACGCGTACCTCTACCTGCCGATGATCGCCGGTGTGATCCTCTTCTCCATCGGCAACGAGCAGGTCCTGCACAAGATCACTGACTCGGCCGGCGGGATCGCCGAAAAGGTCGAGGGACCGGCGGTGCCGATGCTCTTCGGCGGGTTGATCTGCTACTTCGCCACCAACATCCTGTTCCAGCTCCGCACCCTGCACACCGTCAGCTGGACCCGCGTCGGCGTCATCGTGGTGTTCACGGTGGCCCTCCCGATCGGTCAGCACCTGCCGGCGCTGGGTGCGCTCACCCTCGCGACCGTGATCTGTGTCGGACTGGTGGCCGTGGAGGTGATGGTGATGGCCAGCTCCCGGCACGCGCTGCGGGCCGTCGTCTTCCAGGAGCGGACCACCCACGAGGCCAACGAGGCCGCCTGGCGGGCCCGCTGGCACGACCTCAGGGAGCCGGACGACCCCACCACGCCCTGA
- a CDS encoding hemerythrin domain-containing protein, translated as MHPTSSPAGRLAAVGNQMIEIHLWLSAELARLRASLDPASPGEVRPSRDLRAHCLTFCAALGRHHTGEDAGAFRLLADQVPELRPVIANLITDHEVVAGILERVEDLLGDVTATPAAQLRGELDGLAALLESHFRYEEKRLVNALNALTGQPGTAEELLGLTAPQPAD; from the coding sequence GTGCACCCAACCAGTTCACCGGCCGGCCGGCTCGCCGCCGTCGGCAATCAGATGATCGAGATCCACCTCTGGCTCAGCGCGGAGCTGGCCCGCCTCCGGGCGAGCCTCGACCCCGCCTCCCCCGGCGAGGTCCGCCCATCGCGGGACCTGCGGGCCCACTGCCTCACCTTCTGCGCCGCCCTCGGCCGGCACCACACCGGGGAGGACGCCGGCGCCTTCCGGCTGCTGGCCGACCAGGTCCCCGAGCTACGCCCCGTCATCGCCAACCTGATCACCGACCACGAGGTGGTGGCCGGGATCCTGGAGCGGGTCGAGGACCTGCTGGGCGATGTTACGGCGACGCCGGCGGCCCAACTGCGCGGCGAGCTGGACGGGCTGGCCGCGCTACTGGAGTCGCACTTCCGGTACGAGGAGAAGAGGCTGGTCAACGCGCTGAACGCGCTCACCGGCCAACCCGGGACGGCCGAGGAACTCCTCGGCCTGACCGCGCCGCAACCCGCCGACTGA
- a CDS encoding MerR family transcriptional regulator — protein MSGYAPAEAARRSGFSLDTLRYYEKIGLLADVGRTAGGRRVFTDDDLSWLVLFRCLRDTGMPIAQMCRYAQLAREGEHTTDERRALLERHAVRVEDQMRLLQRQYDHLREKIRFYERLPGPGPETGQPSAAARPGS, from the coding sequence ATGAGTGGTTACGCCCCCGCGGAGGCTGCCCGCCGCAGCGGCTTCAGCCTGGACACCCTGCGGTACTACGAGAAGATCGGCCTGCTCGCCGACGTGGGCCGGACGGCGGGCGGCCGGCGGGTCTTCACCGACGACGACCTGAGCTGGTTGGTGCTGTTCCGCTGCCTGCGCGACACCGGGATGCCGATCGCCCAGATGTGCCGCTACGCGCAGCTGGCCCGGGAGGGTGAGCACACCACCGACGAGCGGCGGGCGCTGCTGGAACGGCACGCGGTGCGGGTCGAGGACCAGATGCGCCTGCTCCAGCGCCAGTACGACCACCTCCGGGAGAAGATCCGCTTCTACGAGCGGCTGCCCGGCCCGGGGCCGGAGACGGGGCAGCCGTCGGCAGCCGCCCGCCCCGGCTCGTAG
- a CDS encoding aldo/keto reductase, with translation MTTTRTLGRSGIEVSAIGMGCWAIGGPLWGDDGQPFGWGEVDDDESIRTIHRALDLGVTLFDTASNYGAGHSERILGRALAGRRDSAVIATKFGNVSDEATRRALGTDASPAFAVRSLEDSLRRLGTDHVDLYQLHINELPVPAALDLVGTLEDLVGQGKIRAYGWSTDDPASAEAFAAAGAHCAAIQHDESVLRDNAAVLAVCDSYDLASLNRGPLAMGLLTGSTRAVGGDDVRGRAPEWLEWFTDGRPTPRWAARVEQVRAALTADGRTLAQGALGWLLARSPRTVPIPGLRTVAQAEENLATLALGPLSAEAYAEVERLLADLRPAHAA, from the coding sequence ATGACGACGACACGGACGCTGGGACGCAGCGGCATCGAGGTGAGCGCGATCGGGATGGGGTGCTGGGCGATCGGCGGCCCGCTCTGGGGTGACGACGGGCAGCCGTTCGGCTGGGGCGAGGTGGACGATGACGAGTCGATCCGCACCATCCACCGCGCGCTCGACCTCGGGGTGACCCTGTTCGACACGGCCAGCAACTACGGCGCCGGGCACAGCGAGCGAATCCTCGGCCGGGCTCTGGCCGGGCGGCGGGACAGTGCGGTGATCGCCACCAAGTTCGGCAACGTCAGCGACGAGGCCACCCGGCGGGCGCTCGGCACCGACGCCAGCCCCGCCTTCGCGGTACGCAGCCTGGAGGACTCGCTGCGCCGGCTCGGCACCGACCACGTCGACCTCTACCAACTGCACATCAACGAGCTGCCGGTGCCCGCCGCGCTCGACCTGGTCGGCACCCTGGAGGACCTGGTCGGCCAGGGCAAGATCCGGGCGTACGGGTGGAGCACCGACGACCCGGCCTCGGCGGAGGCTTTCGCGGCGGCGGGCGCACACTGCGCCGCCATCCAGCACGACGAGTCGGTGCTGCGGGACAACGCAGCGGTGCTGGCGGTCTGCGACAGCTACGACCTGGCCAGCCTCAACCGTGGGCCGCTGGCGATGGGGCTGCTCACCGGGTCGACCCGGGCGGTCGGCGGGGACGACGTGCGCGGCCGGGCACCGGAGTGGCTGGAGTGGTTCACCGACGGACGCCCGACGCCGCGCTGGGCGGCCCGGGTCGAACAGGTCCGGGCGGCGCTCACCGCCGACGGGCGCACCCTGGCCCAGGGGGCGCTCGGCTGGCTGCTGGCGCGCAGCCCGCGCACCGTGCCGATCCCCGGCCTGCGCACGGTGGCCCAGGCCGAGGAGAACCTGGCCACCCTGGCGCTCGGCCCGCTGAGCGCCGAGGCGTACGCCGAGGTGGAGCGACTGCTCGCCGACCTGCGTCCGGCCCACGCGGCCTGA
- a CDS encoding NmrA family NAD(P)-binding protein, whose product MPILVTGATGTVGGSLVRQLVAAGHEVRALTRDPASPAAAALPRRVEVVAGDFARPHTLAPALRGVTRMHLVAMDGYGPLTTGAEILELARQAGVRRVTHLGHNDPSRADDDPIEAPHRPLHRAVENSGLEWTHVFPGEFMANTRDWAAGIRTEGVVRAPFGDWNSALVHEADIAAVILAALTDDGHAGRVYQPTGPEPVRRRDAVRMIGEAIGRPVRFDELTPEQAREHWKDDYPAEVIEWFLEMGRYPDGNGWVAPDVEQVTGRPGRTFRQWAAEHADDFR is encoded by the coding sequence ATGCCGATCCTGGTGACCGGAGCGACCGGGACCGTCGGAGGCAGCCTGGTCCGGCAACTGGTGGCCGCCGGCCACGAGGTACGCGCTCTGACGCGTGACCCCGCCTCGCCGGCGGCCGCCGCCCTGCCCCGCCGGGTGGAGGTGGTGGCGGGTGACTTCGCCAGGCCGCACACGCTGGCCCCGGCGCTGCGCGGCGTGACGCGCATGCACCTGGTCGCGATGGACGGGTACGGGCCGCTGACCACCGGTGCGGAGATCCTGGAGCTGGCCCGGCAGGCCGGCGTCCGCCGGGTCACCCACCTCGGTCACAACGATCCGAGCCGGGCGGACGACGACCCGATCGAGGCACCCCACCGGCCCCTGCACCGGGCCGTCGAGAACTCTGGCCTGGAGTGGACGCACGTCTTCCCCGGCGAGTTCATGGCGAACACCCGGGACTGGGCGGCCGGCATCCGGACCGAGGGGGTGGTGCGGGCGCCGTTCGGGGACTGGAACAGCGCGTTGGTCCACGAGGCGGACATCGCCGCGGTCATCCTGGCCGCGCTCACCGACGATGGCCACGCCGGCCGGGTGTACCAGCCGACCGGGCCGGAGCCGGTCCGCCGCCGGGACGCGGTCCGGATGATCGGCGAGGCGATCGGCCGTCCGGTGCGGTTCGACGAGCTGACCCCGGAGCAGGCCCGGGAGCACTGGAAGGATGACTACCCCGCCGAGGTGATCGAGTGGTTCCTGGAGATGGGGCGGTATCCCGACGGCAACGGCTGGGTCGCCCCGGACGTCGAGCAGGTGACCGGACGCCCCGGGCGCACGTTCCGGCAGTGGGCCGCCGAACACGCGGACGACTTCCGCTGA
- a CDS encoding TIGR01777 family oxidoreductase: MRILLAGASGFLGTRLVDRLSADGHQVTRLVRRPARDPRERRWDPAAGQLDPATVAESDAVVNLAGAGVGDKRWNDDYRRLIRTSRVDSTSTLATTIAGLPAADRPRVLLNSSAVGWYGNTGDRVVEEDAPAGEGFLADVCRVWEAATRPAEDAGVRVVRLRTGLPLHRDGGLLKPQLLPFKLGIAGRLGSGRQWLPWISMADWLDAIRFLLDRADIAGPVNVVGPNPVTNAEFTRELARQLHRPAIIPIPALALKVVLGGFAHEALTSTRVLPAVLTRAGYPYHHPDLRTALHAALTE; this comes from the coding sequence ATGCGGATCCTTCTGGCCGGCGCGTCCGGCTTCCTCGGCACCCGGCTGGTCGACCGGCTCTCGGCCGACGGTCACCAGGTCACCCGGCTGGTTCGCCGGCCGGCGCGCGACCCGCGGGAGCGGCGGTGGGATCCGGCCGCCGGGCAGCTCGACCCGGCGACCGTCGCCGAGTCGGACGCGGTGGTCAACCTGGCCGGCGCGGGGGTCGGCGACAAGCGCTGGAACGACGACTACCGGCGGTTGATCCGTACCAGCCGGGTGGACAGCACCAGCACCCTGGCGACCACCATCGCCGGGCTGCCGGCCGCCGACCGGCCGCGGGTGCTGTTGAACTCCTCGGCGGTGGGCTGGTACGGCAACACCGGCGACCGGGTCGTCGAGGAGGACGCCCCGGCCGGTGAGGGCTTCCTCGCCGACGTCTGCCGGGTGTGGGAGGCCGCGACCCGGCCGGCGGAGGACGCCGGGGTACGGGTGGTGCGGCTGCGCACCGGCCTGCCGCTGCACCGCGACGGTGGGCTGCTCAAGCCGCAGCTGCTGCCGTTCAAGCTGGGCATCGCCGGCCGCCTGGGCAGCGGCCGGCAGTGGCTGCCGTGGATCTCGATGGCCGACTGGCTGGACGCGATCCGCTTCCTGCTGGACCGCGCCGACATCGCCGGCCCGGTGAACGTGGTGGGGCCGAACCCGGTCACCAACGCCGAGTTCACCCGGGAGTTGGCCCGACAACTGCACCGGCCGGCGATCATCCCGATCCCCGCGCTGGCACTCAAGGTGGTCCTCGGCGGCTTCGCCCACGAGGCCCTCACCAGCACCCGCGTCCTACCCGCCGTGCTCACCCGGGCCGGCTACCCGTACCACCACCCAGACCTCCGCACCGCCCTGCACGCCGCCCTCACCGAGTAA
- a CDS encoding extracellular catalytic domain type 1 short-chain-length polyhydroxyalkanoate depolymerase: MRRSSSLLTRLTGVVAGLVLAAAGVVALAAPAQAATLTAVASFGSNPGNLAMYAYRPDNLPANPPAVVLLHGCTQNASGYFTNSGWRKYADQWGFALIVAEQKSGNNANSCFNWFEPGDTARGQGEALSIKQMVDHAKANFGVDGARVFVSGLSAGAAMSSVMLATYPDVFAAGSIIAGIPYRCASSMVNAFSCMNPGADKSPAAWGDLVRGAYSGYTGQRPRVAVWHGTSDTTVAPLNGTESRDQWTNVRGVSQTPSSTSSLPAGTSLEVYGNDDVRLYRVSGMGHGTPVDPGSGADQCGTAAAYFLDTICSTYRDALFFGLNGGGTTPTPTPTPTATPTPTPTPTTPPTCVTASNYAHVAAGRAYHSGGYAYANGSNQRMGLYNTFYTSALKQTAPNHWVIGC, translated from the coding sequence GTGCGCCGCTCCTCATCCCTCCTCACCCGGCTGACCGGTGTGGTCGCCGGGCTCGTCCTCGCCGCCGCCGGCGTCGTCGCCCTCGCCGCGCCTGCCCAGGCTGCCACCCTCACCGCGGTTGCCAGCTTCGGTTCCAACCCCGGCAACCTGGCCATGTACGCGTACCGGCCGGACAACCTGCCGGCCAACCCGCCCGCCGTGGTGCTGTTGCACGGCTGCACCCAGAACGCGTCCGGCTACTTCACCAACTCCGGCTGGCGCAAGTACGCCGACCAGTGGGGGTTCGCGCTGATCGTGGCGGAGCAGAAGTCCGGCAACAACGCCAACAGCTGCTTCAACTGGTTCGAGCCGGGGGACACCGCCCGGGGTCAGGGTGAGGCGCTGTCGATCAAGCAGATGGTCGACCACGCGAAGGCGAACTTCGGGGTGGACGGTGCCCGGGTCTTCGTCAGCGGCCTGTCCGCGGGTGCGGCGATGAGCTCGGTCATGCTCGCCACGTATCCGGACGTCTTCGCCGCCGGATCGATCATCGCGGGCATTCCGTACCGCTGCGCCAGCAGCATGGTCAACGCGTTCAGCTGCATGAACCCGGGCGCGGACAAGAGCCCGGCGGCCTGGGGCGACCTGGTCCGCGGCGCGTACTCCGGCTACACCGGCCAGCGGCCGAGGGTGGCCGTCTGGCACGGCACCTCGGACACGACGGTCGCCCCGCTCAACGGCACCGAGTCGCGCGACCAGTGGACCAACGTGCGGGGCGTCTCGCAGACCCCGAGCAGCACGTCATCGCTGCCCGCCGGCACCAGCCTGGAGGTGTACGGCAACGACGACGTGCGGCTCTATCGGGTTTCCGGAATGGGTCACGGCACCCCGGTCGACCCGGGCTCCGGCGCCGATCAGTGCGGCACCGCCGCCGCGTACTTCCTGGACACCATCTGCTCGACGTACCGCGACGCGCTCTTCTTCGGCCTGAACGGCGGCGGAACCACCCCGACCCCCACCCCCACCCCGACGGCCACCCCAACCCCCACGCCGACCCCCACCACGCCCCCGACCTGCGTGACCGCCAGCAACTACGCGCACGTGGCCGCCGGCCGCGCGTACCACTCCGGCGGCTACGCCTACGCGAACGGCTCCAACCAGCGAATGGGCCTCTACAACACCTTCTACACCAGCGCCCTCAAGCAGACCGCCCCCAACCACTGGGTAATAGGCTGCTAA
- a CDS encoding DUF2079 domain-containing protein — MPSSPSLATGPAPASPPHTVRDRRADLIVVLVALALAVWVTSGLWRDPNLRTITVNSSDQALFEWLLAFGGHAVTHGDNPLFTYLINVPDGVNLAVNTSITVYAVVFAPLTYLIGPPATFLVILTLNLLATALAWYWLLSRHLVRSRLAAGIGGLFIAYSPGMVSHANAHLNWTAGWLVPLLIWRLFALRRPGHWLRDGVILGVLVAVAFSIAAEGLFFTALALGVFVAVWAAHPAHRAEARAVLPTFLRGLGVTAVVAAALLSYPLCLHFAGPQRFHGTGFDPVTHSEDIAAFAAFPRRSLAGEAGLGTSLAPNPTEENSFFGIPLLVLTVVCFVALWRRADAGRRATLWALGATALIFTVLSFGPVAKIDGRRTDLPMPFDLLGQLPVVNAALPARLALVVAPVIGVLLAYTIDQLRAAPPRHRSTELAWSLGFAVALLPLLPTPLLTHEREPIPRFITAGTWREYVSPGGVLTPVPLTVDIYPDGQRWQAYALSHRQGEFAIPGGFFLGPGGPDGRGRIGPVPRTLSALMDQAGRTGTVPIVTDGTIREVRSDLRHWRIETVVLADRVHGAKFDVDEEAVRRTATALFGEPQRVDDVWVWRVPPA; from the coding sequence GTGCCGTCCTCCCCGTCGCTGGCCACCGGGCCCGCACCCGCGTCACCGCCGCACACCGTGCGGGACCGCCGGGCCGACCTGATCGTCGTGCTGGTGGCGCTCGCGCTCGCCGTCTGGGTGACCAGTGGGCTGTGGCGGGACCCGAACCTGCGCACCATCACCGTCAACTCCAGCGACCAGGCACTCTTCGAGTGGCTGTTGGCCTTCGGCGGGCACGCGGTCACCCACGGGGACAACCCGCTCTTCACGTACCTGATCAACGTCCCGGACGGGGTCAACCTCGCGGTCAACACCTCGATCACGGTGTACGCGGTGGTCTTCGCCCCGCTCACGTACCTGATCGGGCCGCCGGCGACGTTCCTGGTGATCCTCACCCTGAACCTGCTCGCCACCGCACTGGCCTGGTACTGGCTGCTCTCCCGGCACCTGGTCCGCAGCCGGCTGGCCGCCGGGATCGGCGGCCTGTTCATCGCCTACTCCCCCGGCATGGTCTCGCACGCCAACGCCCACCTGAACTGGACCGCGGGCTGGCTGGTGCCGCTGCTGATCTGGCGGCTGTTCGCGCTGCGCCGGCCCGGGCACTGGCTCCGGGACGGGGTGATCCTCGGCGTCCTGGTCGCGGTGGCCTTCTCGATCGCCGCCGAGGGCCTGTTCTTCACCGCGCTCGCGCTCGGAGTGTTCGTCGCCGTCTGGGCGGCACACCCGGCCCACCGGGCCGAGGCGCGGGCCGTGCTGCCCACCTTCCTGCGCGGGCTCGGGGTGACCGCGGTGGTGGCCGCCGCGCTGCTGTCGTACCCGCTGTGTCTGCACTTCGCCGGACCGCAGCGGTTCCACGGCACCGGCTTCGACCCCGTGACCCACTCCGAGGACATCGCCGCGTTCGCAGCCTTCCCGCGCCGCTCGCTGGCCGGTGAGGCCGGGCTGGGCACCTCGCTGGCACCGAACCCGACCGAGGAGAACTCGTTCTTCGGCATTCCGCTGCTGGTGCTCACCGTGGTCTGCTTCGTCGCGCTCTGGCGGCGGGCCGACGCTGGCCGCCGGGCCACCCTCTGGGCTCTGGGCGCCACCGCGTTGATCTTCACGGTGCTCTCCTTCGGGCCGGTGGCGAAGATCGACGGGCGGCGCACCGACCTGCCGATGCCGTTCGACCTGCTCGGGCAGTTGCCGGTGGTGAACGCCGCGCTGCCCGCCCGGCTGGCCCTGGTGGTCGCGCCGGTGATCGGGGTGCTGCTGGCGTACACCATCGACCAGTTGCGCGCCGCGCCGCCCCGGCACCGCTCCACGGAGTTGGCCTGGTCGCTCGGGTTCGCGGTGGCCCTGCTGCCGCTCCTGCCCACCCCGCTGCTGACCCACGAGCGGGAGCCCATCCCCCGGTTCATCACGGCCGGGACCTGGCGGGAGTACGTCTCCCCGGGCGGGGTGCTCACCCCGGTGCCGCTGACCGTGGACATCTACCCGGACGGTCAGCGCTGGCAGGCGTACGCGCTGTCGCACCGGCAGGGTGAGTTCGCCATCCCGGGCGGCTTCTTCCTCGGCCCCGGCGGCCCGGACGGACGCGGCCGGATCGGGCCGGTGCCGCGCACCCTGAGCGCGCTGATGGACCAGGCGGGCCGCACCGGAACGGTGCCGATCGTCACCGACGGCACCATCCGGGAGGTCCGCTCCGACCTGCGGCACTGGCGGATCGAGACGGTGGTGCTCGCCGACCGGGTGCACGGCGCGAAGTTCGACGTTGACGAGGAGGCGGTCCGGCGTACCGCCACCGCTCTGTTCGGTGAACCGCAACGGGTCGACGACGTCTGGGTCTGGCGCGTTCCGCCGGCCTGA
- the lipB gene encoding lipoyl(octanoyl) transferase LipB: protein MTTTTSGLTAVRAGLLEYQAAWDEQRRLHESVVAGERGDTVLLLEHPSVYTAGKRTEPWDRPADGTPVVDVDRGGKITWHGPGQLVGYPILRLPDPVDVVAYVRRTEKLLIDVCAEFGLAAGQVEGRSGVWVPEDDRGPARKVAAIGIRVARGVTLHGFSINCDCDLTSFDRIVPCGIRDAGVTSLTAELGRPITVADVLPVVERRLSTLIEV, encoded by the coding sequence GTGACAACGACGACCTCCGGCCTGACGGCCGTCCGCGCCGGCCTGCTCGAGTACCAGGCCGCCTGGGACGAGCAGCGCCGCCTGCACGAGTCGGTGGTGGCCGGCGAACGCGGCGACACCGTGCTGCTGCTGGAGCACCCGAGCGTCTACACCGCGGGCAAGCGCACCGAGCCGTGGGACCGGCCGGCGGACGGCACCCCGGTCGTCGACGTGGACCGCGGCGGCAAGATCACCTGGCACGGGCCGGGGCAGCTCGTCGGCTACCCGATCCTCCGACTGCCCGACCCGGTGGACGTGGTCGCCTACGTGCGCCGCACCGAGAAACTGCTGATCGACGTGTGCGCCGAGTTCGGGCTGGCCGCCGGCCAGGTCGAGGGCCGCAGCGGTGTCTGGGTGCCCGAGGACGACCGGGGGCCGGCCCGCAAGGTGGCCGCCATCGGCATCCGGGTCGCCCGGGGCGTCACACTGCACGGCTTCTCGATCAACTGCGACTGCGACCTGACGTCCTTCGACCGGATCGTGCCGTGCGGCATCCGGGACGCCGGCGTCACCTCGCTCACCGCCGAGTTGGGCCGCCCGATCACCGTCGCCGACGTGCTCCCGGTCGTCGAGCGCCGACTGTCCACCCTGATCGAGGTGTAG